Proteins encoded within one genomic window of Haematobia irritans isolate KBUSLIRL chromosome 5, ASM5000362v1, whole genome shotgun sequence:
- the LOC142240982 gene encoding uncharacterized protein LOC142240982 → MDTYRIGILFVALFQVFLIVKSSEEEALKLASKCRKTYPITDEEYTRFVTSHMNPANDSENFKCFIECAMEETGIFVNDELHYDVLEHLLKDTHPEHHKKEIEAAHLCTKLGDNNTCHRAYDIFNCLEDILLTIDKW, encoded by the exons ATGGACACTTATCGCATTGGCATACTTTTTGTTGCATTGTTCCAAGTTTTTCTAATTGTGAAG TCCAGCGaagaagaagctttgaaattagcttctaaatgcagaaaaacatatcctataacGGATGAAGAATATACAAGATTCGTGACATCTCACATGAATCCTGCAAACGATAGCGAAAACTTCAAGTGCTTTATTGAATGCGCAATGGAGGAAACAGGTATTTTCGTCAATGACGAACTACATTATGATGTTTTAGAGCATTTGTTGAAAGATACGCATCCGGAACATcacaaaaaagaaattgaagCTGCCCATCTTTGTACAAAACTAGGTGATAACAATACGTGTCATAGGGCTTACGATATTTTTAATTGCCTTGAAGATATATTATTGACGATTGACAAATGGTAA